The Oreochromis niloticus isolate F11D_XX linkage group LG2, O_niloticus_UMD_NMBU, whole genome shotgun sequence genome includes a region encoding these proteins:
- the arl9 gene encoding ADP-ribosylation factor-like protein 9 isoform X1: protein MLSLSRAGVLGASVAVAGGVAYLIWNYASSSREEKPETRLGEDGESDREQREGEEEIREEETPVIKAEQQQQTQFTEPSTAVVEPVAAAEARNTSQSQPVESGGTQVLVLGLDGSGKTSLLQSLSTGRLEQDIQPTQGFNAVSINRDECYIEFLEIGGKEDLRPYWQKYMPKALLLVFVVDSSNPQLFPVAKKHLHELLASYPSLALMVLANKQDLPGSCSITDLHDALSLSELGDRRLFLIGTHVKKGETEQSSGVQDAQALISQLVCDGL, encoded by the exons ATGTTGAGTTTGAGCAGAGCTGGTGTCCTCGGCGCCTCCGTCGCTGTGGCGGGAGGAGTCGCTTATCTTATCTGGAACTATGCGTCCTCCTCCAGGGAGGAGAAGCCCGAAACACGCCTGGGAGAGGACGGTGAAAGtgacagagagcagagagaaggagaggaggagataAGAGAGGAAGAGACTCCGGTGATTAAagctgagcagcagcagcagacacagTTTACTGAGCCCTCAACCGCCGTGGTTGAACCTGTAGCAGCTGCTGAAGCTCGGAACACATCACAG TCCCAGCCTGTGGAGTCAGGGGGAACACAGGTTCTGGTTCTGGGTCTCGATGGATCCGGAAAGACCAGCCTGCTGCAGTCTTTGTCCACCGGCCGCCTGGAGCAGGACATACAGCCGACACAGGGCTTCAACGCTGTCTCCATCAACAGAGATGAGTGCTATATCGAGTTTCTGGAAA TTGGAGGTAAAGAGGATCTGCGGCCATACTGGCAGAAATACATGCCCAAAGCACTGCTGCTGGTGTTTGTAGTCGACTCGTCCAACCCGCAGCTCTTTCCAGTGGCGAAGAAACACCTACACGAGCTGCTGGCCTCTTACCCGAGCCTGGCTTTAATGGTGCTGGCCAACAAACAG gATCTTCCAGGttcctgcagcatcactgacctCCACGACGCTCTGTCTCTGTCCGAGCTCGGAGACCGGCGCTTGTTCCTCATCGGTACCCACGTGAAGAAGGGCGAGACGGAGCAGAGCTCTGGCGTGCAGGACGCTCAGGCCCTGATCTCCCAGTTGGTTTGTGACGGTTTATGA
- the arl9 gene encoding ADP-ribosylation factor-like protein 9 isoform X2, producing MLSLSRAGVLGASVAVAGGVAYLIWNYASSSREEKPETRLGEDGESDREQREGEEEIREEETPVIKAEQQQQTQFTEPSTAVVEPVAAAEARNTSQSQPVESGGTQVLVLGLDGSGKTSLLQSLSTGRLEQDIQPTQGFNAVSINRDECYIEFLEIGGKEDLRPYWQKYMPKALLLVFVVDSSNPQLFPVAKKHLHELLASYPSLALMVLANKQQETTKWRFSDIKISCSCLKFGKGCIRHR from the exons ATGTTGAGTTTGAGCAGAGCTGGTGTCCTCGGCGCCTCCGTCGCTGTGGCGGGAGGAGTCGCTTATCTTATCTGGAACTATGCGTCCTCCTCCAGGGAGGAGAAGCCCGAAACACGCCTGGGAGAGGACGGTGAAAGtgacagagagcagagagaaggagaggaggagataAGAGAGGAAGAGACTCCGGTGATTAAagctgagcagcagcagcagacacagTTTACTGAGCCCTCAACCGCCGTGGTTGAACCTGTAGCAGCTGCTGAAGCTCGGAACACATCACAG TCCCAGCCTGTGGAGTCAGGGGGAACACAGGTTCTGGTTCTGGGTCTCGATGGATCCGGAAAGACCAGCCTGCTGCAGTCTTTGTCCACCGGCCGCCTGGAGCAGGACATACAGCCGACACAGGGCTTCAACGCTGTCTCCATCAACAGAGATGAGTGCTATATCGAGTTTCTGGAAA TTGGAGGTAAAGAGGATCTGCGGCCATACTGGCAGAAATACATGCCCAAAGCACTGCTGCTGGTGTTTGTAGTCGACTCGTCCAACCCGCAGCTCTTTCCAGTGGCGAAGAAACACCTACACGAGCTGCTGGCCTCTTACCCGAGCCTGGCTTTAATGGTGCTGGCCAACAAACAG CAGGAAACGACTAAATGGAGATTTTCAGATATCAAGATAAGCTGCAGCTGCCTGAAGTTTGGGAAAGGCTGCATTAGGCATCGATGA